The Agrococcus carbonis sequence TACGCCCCGACGAGCCGCTTCGGTCACCCCGACGACCTGCGCTACCTCATCGACCGGCTCCACCGCGCCGGCTACGGGGTGCTCATGGACTGGGTGCCGGGCCACTTCCCGAAGGACGAGTGGGCGCTCGCGCGCTTCGACGGCCGTGCGCTCTACGAGCACCCCGATCCCCGCCGCGGCGACCAGCCGGACTGGGGCACGCACGTGTTCGACTTCGGTCGGCCCGAGGTCAAGAACTTCCTCGTCGCGAACGCCGTCTACTGGCTCGAGGAGTTCCACATCGACGGCCTGCGCGTCGACGCGGTCGCCTCGATGCTCTACCTCGACTACTCCCGCAAGGACGGCGAGTGGCTCCCGAACGTGCACGGCGGCCGCGAGCACCTCGAGGCGATCGCGCTGCTGCAGGAGGTCAACGCGACGGTCTACCGGCGCGTGCCCGGCATCGTCATGATCGCCGAGGAGTCGACGTCGTGGCCCGGCGTGACCAAGCCGACCGACGCATCCGGCCTCGGCTTCGGGCTCAAGTGGAACATGGGCTGGATGCACGACACGCTGCAGTACATGGCGGTCGACCCGATGTACCGCTCGCACCACCACCACGACATCACGTTCTCGTTCCTCTACGCGTTCTCGGAGCAGTTCATGCTGCCGATCAGCCACGACGAGGTCGTGCACGGCAAGGGCTCGCTGCTCGGCAAGATGCCGGGCGACCAGTGGCAGAAGCTCGCCTCGGTGCGCGCCTACCTGACCTTCATGTGGGGGCACCCGGGCAAGCAGCTGCTCTTCATGGGGCAGGAGTTCGGGCAGCCGAGCGAGTGGAGCGAGGCGCGCGGGCTCGACTGGTGGATCCTCGACCAGCCGGTGCACCGCGGGCTCATGGGGCTCGTGTCGCAGCTCAACCGCATCTACCGCGAGACGCCGGCCCTGTGGCTGCGCGACAACGAGCCGGGCGGCTTCGAGTGGATCGACGGCGGCAACTCCGCCGACAACCTGCTCGCGTTCCTGCGCTGGGGCGCCGATGGCGATCCCGTCGCCGTGGTCGTGAACTTCTCGGGCCGGCCCGTCGAGGGCTACCGGCTCGGGCTGCCGAGCGCGGGCGCGTGGCAGGAGGTGCTGAACTCGGATGCGGTGGAGTTCGGCGGATCCGGCGTCGGCAACCTCGGCACGGTGCACGCGGTCGACGAGCCCTGGGGCGGTCGCCCGGCGTCGGCCACGATCACGGTGCCGCCGCTCGCGGGCCTGCTGCTGCGCCCCGCCTCGCCGTAGGTCGAGGAGCGCGCGCCGCAGGCGCACGCGTCACGAGACCGGAGCCCGCGAGGCCCGCAGGTCGAGGAGCGCGCCGGCGCAGTCGGCACGCGTCACGAGACCGCAGCCCGCGCACCCGCAGGTCGAGGAGCGCGCGCCGCAGGCGCACGCGTCACGAGACCGCAGCCCGCGAGGCCCGCAGGTCGAGGAGCGCGCCGGCGCAGCCGGCACGCGTCACGAGACCGCAGCCCGCGATCTCCACGCTCAATACAGCAGCGTCGTCAGCCGCTTCCGCGCCGCGTTCACCCGCGGGTCGTCGAGCCCCACGATCTCGAACAGGTCGAGGAGCCGCAGCCGCACGTCCTGCTTCTCGTCACCGCTGAGCGTGCCCAGCAGCTCGAGCATCCGCCCGAAGGCGTCCTCGACGTGGCCGCCGGAGAGGTCGAGGTCGGCGACGAGCATCTGCGCCTCGACGTCGCTCGGCGACGACGCGGCGGCCGAGCGGATCTCCTCCGCAGCCTTGCCCTGCAGCCGGGAGAGCAGCCGCACCTGCGCGAGGCCCGCGATCGCGTCGGCGTCGCGCGGGTTCTGCGCGATCGACTTCTCGAACGCGGCGATCGCGGCGTCGAGGTCGCCGGCGTCGATCGCGTCGTACGCCTCCTGGTGCAGCGGCGGCACGGGCTCGGGCGCGGGCTCGGCCGGCTGCTCGCCGTCGCCCACCGGCACGGTGCCCGTGATGCCCTGCTGCGCCGCGAACTCGAGCACCTGCGCGAGCACGTCCTGCAGCTGGTCCTCGGGGAGCGCGCCGCTGAACAGCGGCGCGGGGCGGCCTCCGATCACGGCCGCGACCGTCGGCACCGACTGCGCCTGGAACGCCTGCACGATCTGCGGGCTGCGGTCGGCGTCCGCCTTCGCGAGCACGAGCCTGCCGCGCTGCGCCGTCACGAGCCGCTCGAGCACCGGCGCGAGCTGCGCGCTCGGCTCGCTCCAGCTCGCGACGATCGCGAGGATGACCGGCACGCGGTCGGAGAGCTCGACGAGCGACGCCATGTCGGCGTCGGTGATGTCGATCACGACGCCGGGAGCGGCACCGCCGGTGGCCGAGCCGCCCGCGGCCTGCTGCGGTGCCTGCGCCTGCTGGTGCCGCGCCGCGAGCGCCGACAGGTCGACGGCTCCGGCGATCGATGCGGGCATGGACTCCTGCGTCATCATCCGACCTCTCTCGCGTCCAGGAGCGACTGTGCGAACCCGACGACCTGGATCTGCGCGCCCTCGGGCGCATCGGCCGGCGGCACCGCGAACAGCACCTGGATCTGGTACGTCTGCTCGATGCCGCGCGTCGACGATTCGACGCCGGCGAGGATCGCCGGGCCCGCCTGGGCCTCGACCTCGACGCCCTCCTCGGCCGGGGTCGTGCGCTGCGTCTCGGTGAACGAGGTCGCCAGCAGCGCGCCCCCCTCGTTCGTCACGAGCATGAGCGGTGCCTGCTCGTCCTCATCCGCGAACCACTCGAGGTCGGTGAGCTCGTACTCGGGCTTCGCCCGCTGCTCGTCCTTCCAGGCCTTGCCGATCTGCTCCCGCAGGGCATCGCCCTCCTCCTGGAACCAGGAGGCGTACTCGGAGTCCTCGCCGTTGATGAGCACGTCGGCGTACGCCATCGTCACCTCGTCCGGGCGGCGCTGGAGCAGCGGGGTGTCGCCCGGCAGGCTCGCGGCACCGATCGTGGGGCTCGCGACCGCCGGCACCTGCACGCCGGAGGCGAGGGTCGCCTGGTAGACGAGGCGGTAGGGCTCTCGGGCGTCGGTCTGGCGGAAGACGAGCGTCGACTGGGCGCGCGCGGAGTCCTCCCACGCGACGACGGCCATGACGGTGCGCGGCCAGGTCTCGGTCTGCTGCGGCAGCAGGAGCTGCACCTCGCCGTCGGGTATCCCGAGCAGCGGCTCGATCTCGTCGCTCTCGCCGCGCACCTCGTAGTTCGTCCTGCGCGCGTCGAGCACCGGGCCGGCGGTGCGGCGCTCGGCGAGCCCGAGGTCGCGGTCGGCGTCGGCCTGGGCGACCACCTCGCGCGTGTCCTCGAGCACGCGGGAGAACTGCTGCTCGGTGAGCGCGACGGGCGGCAGCGTCTCCTCGATGCTCGTCGGCGTCGGCACGGTCTCGGTCGCGCTCGGCTCGCCGCCGGGCCAGTACTGCGGCCCGCAGCCGGTCAGCGCGATCGCGGCGAGCGCGGGCAGCGCGACGATGCCGAGGCGGCGCCGAGCGGGGGATGCTGCGCGCGGCGCGCGCCCCTCGCCGCGCTCGGGCGCGCCCTCGGCGGGCGGCTCCTGCGCGGGCGCCGCTTCGTCGACCGGCGCGTCCGCGCTCCGGTCGGTCGGCGCGTCCGCGCTCCGGTCGGTCGGCTCGATCGCGGGGTCGCTCGGCCGCACGGCGCGCTCGGGGAGCGGCAGCCCCGCGCGCGCGTCGCGCGCGAGCGCTCGGCGCTCGGCGCGGCTCAGCTCTCGGTGCGAGCGCCGCTGCGGCCCGCGGCTGCGCCGGTGACGCCGGAGCGCCAGCAGGAAGAGCACGAGCGCGAGCGCGAGGAACACGAGCCCGGCGGTGATGAGCGGCCCGAAGAGCGGCGTCTTCGCGTCGAACGGCCACTCGACGCGCACGTCCGCCGGCGCCGCGGCGCCCGGCTCGCCCTGGATGGCCATCGAGAAGCCGACCGGCAGGTCGATCGCGAACTGCACGCGGCCGTCGCCCTCGTGCTCCTCGATCCACATGTCGCTGCCGAGCAGCGACGGGAGCGGGTCGTCGGCCCCCGACACCTCGTCGAGCGTGAGGGCATCCGCCTCGCCGAGCTGCGCGACCGCGTGCTCCGCGTCGCCGACCCATCCGAGCACGTCGTGGTCACGGCCGACGACCGCCGTGACGGGGCCGTCGTCGGTGATCGTCACGGTCTGGCGGCCGTCATGCTGATCCATGGTCTCGCCGCTGATGACGATCAGCTGCGCGTCGGTCGACTGCTCGAGCTGCGAGACGATGGTCTCGGGAGGCGCCCAGAAGGTGCGCTGGCCGATGCCGAGGCCGAGCAGGACGAGCGAGATCACGAGGCTCACAGCCGCGAGGATGTATCGCACGAGTCAGAGGTCCTTTCACCATCGCCGGGGAGGATGGCGGGCCGTCGATCGGGAACCGCGTCCGGCAGGCAAGCCTCCAGGGTACCGGAGTGGCGGCCTCGAGCGCCAACCCCCTGCCGCGCGACGGACCGCGCGCCTCGGCTGGCGCGCCGGGAGCCGCCCCTAGGATGCGGATGTGACGATCAGGAACGGCTTCCTCCTCGGGCTCCTCGGCGGCCTCGGCGTGCTGCTGGCGATCGCGATCGGCACCGCGGTGCAGCAGATCAGCACCGTGCTCGTGTGGGCGTTCGCCGGCATCTTCCTCGCGCTCGGCGTCGAGCCCGTGATCCAGTTCCTCATCCGTCGCCGGGTGCCGCGCTGGGGCGCCGTGCTCATCGTCTTCGCCGTCATCCTCGCGGTGCTGGTGGGAGCCGCGTGGCTCATCGTGCCCACGATCGCCGCGCAGTTCGGCCTCCTCGTGCAGTCGATCGTCGAGGAGATCGAGGGCGGCGCGTTCGAGGGCTTCCTCGCGTGGGTGCGCTCGACGTTCCCGGGGTTCGACATCGATCTCGCCCTCACGCAGCTCGAGGACGCGCTCACCGACTTCAACACGTGGTCGACCGTGCCGCCGTTCGTCGCCGACCTCGCCGCCGCGGTCGTCGCGGCGGTCGGACAGGTCGCCTTCACGATCGGCGGCCTGCTCATCGTGGTCGTGCTGATGCTGTACTTCACGGGCTCGCTGCCCGCGCTGAAGTCCGGCATGTACCGCCTCGTGCCGGCGTCGTCGCGGCCGAAGTTCATCGAGATCGCCGAGCAGATCATGCGCTCGGTCGGCCGCTTCGTGCTCGGGCAGGGCGCGCTCGGGCTGCTCAACGGCGTGCTGTCGTTCATCATGCTCTCGGTCGTCGGCTCGGAGCTCGCGGTCGTCTACGCCTTCATCGCCCTCATCGCCTCGACGATCCCCCTCATCGGCACGATCTCGGCCTCGGTGCTCATCTCGCTGCTCGTGCTGCTGCTCGACGGCCCGCAGACGGCGCTCCCGGTGGCGATCTACTACCTCGTCTACATGCAGCTCGAGGCCTACGTCATCAGCCCGCAGATCATGAACCGCGCGGTCAAGGTGCCGGGGGTGGTCGTCGTGCTCTCCGCGCTCATCGGCGGCACCCTGCTCGGCATCCTCGGTGCGCTCGTGGCGATCCCGGTCGCCGCGGCCATCCAGCTGATCCTCAAGGAGGTCATCATCCCGAGGCAGGACGCGAAGTAGCGCCCACGGCGGTCAGCTCGCGCGCCAGCAGCCCGAGTGCCAGTGGCGCCGCTGCTCGACGGCGCGGTCGCCGAAGATGGAGTCCGCGGGCCAGACGACCACGTGGGCCGTGCCCTGCGCGACCGTGCCGCCGCATCCGGGGCACGTGTAGTCCTTCACGGCGTTGCCCGACGACATCGGCTGGACGTGCCACTCCCCCGCGCGACGGCGCTCGATGCGCGCGGCGCCGAGCATGAGACGGTCGACGTCGAGCGGCACGTAGGGCTGCGCGCGACGCTTCGGCCGCCGCGACGGCATCAGTACCAGCCGACCTGCTGCGAGTGGCCCCAGGCGCCGCACGGCGTGCCGTAGCGGCCGGCGATGTAGCCGAGGCCCCAGGAGATCTGCGTGCGGGGGTTGGTCTGCCAGTCGGCGCCCGCGGTCGCCATCTTCGAACCGGGCAGCGCCTGCGGGATGCCGTACGCGCCGCTCGAGCGGTTCTGCGCGTACACGTTCCAGTTCGACTCCTTCTGCCACAGGTTGTAGAGGCAGGAGTACTGGTCGTCGCCCCAGCCGCGCGCGTGCACCATCTCGCGGGCGATCGCCTGCGCGCTCCCGGGGTTGGGCGCGGCGACCGTGGGGATGGCGATCGAGGCAGCTGCCTGGCCGCCGGCGGCCGCCGGGGCCGCGACCGGCTCGGGCGTCGGGGTCGGCGTGGGCGTCGGCGTGTGCACGATGATCTGGTCGCGCACGAGCGCCGCCTGCTCACCCGTGACGGCGTCGAGCGCCTGTCCGGGGCGCTGCTCGCTCGGCAGCGACGCCGGCTCGGCCATCACCTGGCTGCCGGGGCTCGCCGCGAGGGAGACCATCACGAAGCCCGCTGCCGCGAGGAGCGACAGGCCCGAGAGCACGCCTCGCGTGCGCGTCGAGCGCGCGGATGCGGTGGCGGAGCGGGTGAACACGAGGATCGACAGTATCACGGAACGGTAACGAAGCCGAGGGGCGTCGTCAGCGGACCGCCAGCATCAGGCTCACGACGGTGTCGAGCAGGGCGTCGACCTCGTCCTCGTCGTAGCCGCCGAACTGCGCGTCGAACTGCACGGTGCGCACCTCGCGCGCCGTCATGTCGGGGCCGTCCTCGAGGTAGGCGGCGACGCGCGCGGCGAAGCGGTCGACCTCGGGCACGCGATAGCCGCGCGAGATGCGGCTCACCCGGCGGAACCGCTCGCCGTCGGGCCTGCGCAGCTGCTCGAGGGTCGCCTGCGCGCGCTCGCGCACCTTGGCGTACCACTGCTGCTCGCCGTGCTCGAGGATGCCGCGCTCGTGCTCGCGGCGCGCGAAGGCCTCCTCGAGCCGCTCGAGCGCGGCGTCGACGTGGGCCGGCGAGTAGCCGCCCTTCTGCATGCCGAAGCTCGTGCGGCGGATGGCGGACGAGTCGATCGCCGTCGCCGCCCTGGCGTCGGTCGCGTACGCACGACGAGCGTCCTCGAGGAAGTCCTCGACCTGCTCGATGTCGTAGCCCAGCTGCGACCTGCGGGCTCTCGGGAACGTGCTCATCGTCTCCATCATGCCAGCGGCGCCGTGCCGCTCACGAGTGCGTGACCTGGAAGAGCGCCATCATGACGACGGCGCTCGGCAGGATCGAGTCGAGCCGGTCGAGGAACCCGCCGTGCCCCGGGAGGAACGAGCCGATGTCCTTGATCCCGAGATCCCGCTTGATGATCGACTCCGCGAGGTCGCCGACGGTCGCGCTCGCGACGAGCAGCGCCGCCAGGATGAACCCGAACCACCACTCCTGCCCGAGCATCCACACCGAGAGGGCGATGCCGGCGCCGGTCGCGAGCACCGCGCCGCCGAGGAGGCCCTCCCACGTCTTGCCGGGGCTGATGCGCGGGGCGAGCTTGTGCTTGCCGAGCCAGACGCCCGCGGCGAGCGCGCCCGTGTCGATCACCGTCGTCATGATGATCATCGCGAGCGTCCACCACTGCCCGCCGTCCTGCGACGTCAGCAGCACCGTGAAGGCGCCGAGCACCGCGACGTAGGCGATGCAGAGCGCGCCCGCCGTCACGTCGGCGAAGACCGCGCCCGCGCCCGAGCGCGTCGACGGGTCGACCAGCTCGACGAGGCGCACGATCGCGACGATGCCGATCGCGCCGAGCGTGGACCACCACATGCCCGCCGCGCCGAAGTACCACGTGATGGGCACGATCGCGCAGCCGAGCAGCACGAGCGGCACGCGCGGCACGTCGCGACCCGCGAAGCGCAGCGCGCTCGCGAGCTCGTAGAGCGCGAAGCCGATGAGCACGGTCGCGAACGCCATGAACAGCGTCTTGACCCACAGCAGGCTCGCGAGCAGCGCACCGCCGAGCACGAGCGCGATGCCGATCGCCGCGGCCAGGTCGCGGCCGGTGCGCTTGTTGACGCGCTCGCGGGTGGCTTCGATCTGGTCGCGGGCTGCGTGGATCTGCGCCTGGATCTGCGCCTCGATCTCGGCGGCGCTCCGATGCTCGCGTCGCATGCGTCGCCTCCCGACCTCCTCGTCAGACCTCGAGGAGCTCGGACTCCTTCTTCTTGAGCGCCTCGTCGATGCCCTCGACGGCCTGCTTCGTCGCGGCCTCGAGCTCCTTCTCGGCGCGCGCGATCTCGTCGTCGCCCACCTCGCCCTTGAGCTTGTCGAGGTCGGTCATGGCCTGGCGGCGCACGTTGCGCACCGCGACGCGGGCCTGCTCGGCCTTGTCCTTGACGATCTTGACGTAGTCGCGGCGGCGCTCCTCGGTGAGCTCCGGCATCACGATGCGCACGATCGAGCCGTCGTTCGAGGGGGTCACGCCCAGGTGCGGCGCGGCGACGATCGCGCGCTCGATCTCCTTGAGCGCGCTCTTGTCGAAGGGGGTGATGACGAGCGTGCGCGCATCCGGCTGCTGGAAGGACGCGAGCTGCACGAGCGGCGTCGGCGAGCCGTAGTAGTCGACCTGCAGCCGCTGGAACAGGGCGGGGTTCGCCCGACCTGCGCTCACGGTCTGGAAGTCGTCCTTCGCGACCTCGATCGACTGCGTCATCTTCTCCTTGGCCGAAGCCAGAACGTCGCTGATCACGTGGTTCCTTCCCTCAGGGTCGAGTGTATCCGCGGGCGCCGTGGATCAGGCGCGCACGAGCGTGCCGACGGGCTCGCCGAGGATGGCGCGGCGCAGCTGCCCGTCGCCCTCCATGCCGAACACGCGCATGGGCATGCGGTTGTCCATGCAGAGGCTGAACGCCGTGGAGTCGACCACCTTGAGGCCCTGCACGAGCGCATCCTGGTAGGTGATCTCGTCGTAGCGGGTCGCCGCGGGGTCGCGCTTCGGGTCGGCGGAGTAGACGCCGTCGACGCCGTTCTTCGCGACGAGCACCTGGTCGGCGCCGATCTCGAGCGCGCGCTGCGCCGACACGGTGTCGGTCGAGAAGTACGGGAGCCCCGCGCCGGCGCCGAAGATGACGACGCGGCCCTTCTCGAGGTGCCGCTCGGCCTTGCGCGGGATGTACGGCTCGGCGACCTGCGTCATCTGGATCGCGGACTGGACCCGCGTCTCGGCGCCCGCCTGCTCGAGGAAGTCCTGCAGCGCGAGCGCGTTCATCACGGTGCCGAGCATGCCCATGTAGTCGGCGCGCCCGCGCTCCATGCCGCGTTGGCTGAGCTCCGCGCCGCGGAAGAAGTTGCCGCCGCCGACGACGACCGCGATCTCGACGGTGGCCGCGGCCTCGGCGATCTGCTTCGCGATCGCCTGCACGACGTCGGGGTCGACCCCGAGGCTGCCGGCGCCGAACGCCTCGCCCGAGAGCTTCAGGAGGACTCGACGGCGCGGCTGTGCTGGCATGGGCTCCTCCTGGGGTCGCGGCCCGGTCCGGACCGTGCACGAGCCTACCGCGTGCGCGTCCGGCGAGACGACGGAGGCCGGGGTCTCCCCCGGCCTCCGTGACGTGCTGCAGCTGGTTACGCGCCGACCTTGAAGCGGGCGAACGAGGTGACGGTGAGGCCCGCGGCCTCGAGCACCTTCGCGACCGACTGCTTGTTGTCGCGCGCGTAGTCCTGGTCGACCAGGACCATCTGCTTGAAGAAGCCGTTGAGGCGGCCCTCGATGATCTTCGGCAGGGCGGCCTCGGGCTTGCCCTCGCCGCGAGCGATCTCGGTGACGAGCTCGCGCTCCTTCTCGACCTGGTCGGCCGGCACCTCGTCGCGCGTGACGTACGCCGGGTCGAACATGGCGATGTGCTGCGCGACCGCGCGAGCGGTCTCGGAGTCGTCGCCCGTGTAGCCGACGACCACGCCGACCTGCGGGGGCAGGTCCTTCGACGTGCGGTGCAGGTAGACGGCCTGGGCCGGCGCCTCGATGCGAGCGACCTTGGTCAGCTCGATCTTCTCGCCGATGGTCGCCGCCTGCTCCTCGATGATGGACTGCACGGTGCCCGACTCGGCCGGAGCCGCGAGCGCGGCCTGCAGGTCGGCGGCACCCGCCGCGGCGACCGCCTCGACGACGCGGTCGGCGAGCGCGATGAACTTCTCGTTCTTCGCGACGAAGTCGGTCTCGCAGCCGAGCGCGATCATCGTCACGGCGCCATCGCCCTCGGCGACGGCGACGAGGCCCTCGCTCGTGGAGCGGTCGGCGCGCTTCGCGTTGCCCTTGGCGCCCTTGAGGCGGAGGATCTCGGTCGCCTTCTCGACGTCGCCGCCGGCCTCCTCGAGGGCTGCCTTCGTGTCGCTCATGCCGGTGCCGAGCTGCTCGCGCAGCATCTTGAGGTCGGCGATGCTGATGGTGGCCATGCTGCTCCTCAGTTCTTCTCGGACGCGGTGGCGTCCTCGGTGGTCTCGGCCGGGGCCGCGGCGGGTTCCTCGGCGGCGGGCTCCTCGGCGGGCGCCTCAGTGGCGGGGGCCTCTGCGGCGGCCTCGGCAGCCGGCGCCTCAGCGGCAGCGGGCTCCTCGGCGGCGGGGGCGGCGGCCTGCTGCTCGAGCAGCTCGCGCTCCCACTCGGCCATCGGCTCGGCCTGGGCGTCGCCGCCGCCGTGGCGCTGCATGAGGCCCTCGGCGGCCGCGTCGGCCACGATCTTCGTCAGCAGGGCGACGGAGCGGATCGCGTCGTCGTTGCCGGGGATCGGGTACTGCGCGTCGTCGGGGTCGCAGTTCGTGTCGAGGATGGCGATGACCGGGATGCCCAGCTTCTTCGCCTCGTCGACCGCGAGGTGCTCCTTGTTCATGTCGACGACCCAGAGCGCCGACGGGGTGCGCTGCAGGTTGCGGATGCCGCCGAGCGACTTCTGCAGCTTCTCGAGCTCGCGGCGCTTGAGCAGCAGCTCCTTCTTGGTGTAGACCGAGGTGTCCTCGAAGTCGAGCTCCTCGAGCTCCTTCATGCGGCTCAGGCGCTTCGAGATCGTGTTGAAGTTGGTGAGCAGGCCACCGAGCCAGCGCTGGTTGACGTAGGGCTGGCCCACGCGCGTCGCCTGCTCGGCGATCGACTCCTGCGCCTGCTTCTTGGTGCCGACGAAGAGCACGCTGCCGCCGTGGGCGACGGTCTCCTTGACGAAGTCGTACGCCTTGTCGATGTAGGCGAGCGACTGCTGCAGGTCGATGATGTAGATGCCGGAGCGCTCGGTGAAGATGAAGCGCTTCATCTTGGGGTTCCAGCGACGGGTCTGGTGCCCGAAGTGCACGCCGCTGTCGAGCAGCTGGCGGGTGGTGACGACGGCCATGGCCGCCTCCTTCTTCTGTTGCGGTTGCCGGCGCGGCCGGGTGGCCGAGCCCCTGGCGCCCTGACCCGGCCCCACCAGCTGCGCGGGCACGAGGGCTCGGCAGCTGGACCGTTGGGACTGGAGTCGCGATGGACGCGCGAAGTCATCGCACAAGCGATGCCCTCCTATGCTACATGCCCCGGGCGCTCGCAGCGCGGCACCGCTCTCCACCGACCGAGGCGGCCGCGGCACGCGCACGCACCGCATCCGTGCACCATGGCCGGCATGCGCATCCTCGCCCTCCTCGCGGTGCTCGCGGCCGCGCCCTGGCTGTGGCCGGTCGAGCCGCACGACGTGGTGCGCGCGTTCGACGCGCCCGCTTCGCCGTACGGCCCGGGCCACCGCGGCGTCGACCTCGCGAGCCTCGAGGGCGCGACCGTCGTCGCACCCGCCGATGGCGTCGTGCGCTTCGCCGGGCCGGTCGCCGGGCGCCCCGTGCTCTCGATCGAGCATGCAGACGGGCTCGTATCGAGCTTCGAGCCCGTCGAGCCGCTCGTCGCGGCGGGCGACGCGGTCTCGCGCGGCGATCCGATCGGCGTGCTCCAGGCCGGTCACGCCGCGGGTGGCGCGCGGCTCCACCTCGGGGCACGGCTGCACGGCGCCTACGTCGACCCGCTGCCGCTGCTCGGGATCGAGCGCCCCGTGCTGCTGCCGGCCGACTCCGTCAAGCGCGGCGACCGAGGTCGTCGTGGCGGCGCTCGAGCACGCCGCCGAGCTGCGGGTGGCGGCTGCGGGCGGGGCGCAGGCGGCCGCGCGTCAGGCCCGCGGGTGCGCGGTGCGGTAGGCCTCCGCGAGGCGCTCGAGCGAGACGTGCGTGTAGATCTGCGTCGTGCCGAGGCTCGCGTGCCCGAGCATCTCCTGCACCGCGCGCAGGTCGGCGCCGCCGTCGAGCAGGTGGGTCGCCGCCGTGTGCCGCAGCGTGTGGGGCCCGTGCGGTCCCGAGCCCGGCGTCGCCTCGAGCAGCCCGGTGACGAGCTCGTGCACGCGCCGCTGCCCGAGCCGGCCGCCGCGCGCGCCGAGGAAGAGCGCCGGATGCGGCTTCGACGCGTCCGCGAGGTGCGGGCGGCCGGTGCGCATCCAGTCGAGCACCGCGTCGAGCGCGGGCCGCCCGAACGGGACGACGCGCTCCTTCGAGCCCTTGCCCGTGACGCGCACCGTGAGCCGCTCGAGGTCGACGTCGTCGACGTCGAGGCCCACGAGCT is a genomic window containing:
- the glgB gene encoding 1,4-alpha-glucan branching protein GlgB produces the protein MMLERSTIQRLAEGAHPAPHDLLGAHPEPGATGGASHVVRAVRHLAEEVAVLPDAAGAAEEPIAMEHLGDGLWQASVPGPIRPYRLRTRYADGATWEAEDPYRFTPTLGELDLHLWREGRHEEVWRVLGSRMREHEGVAGVSFAVWAPNAHAVRIIADFNGWVGRTHPMRSMGISGVWELFVPGDLEHSAYKYEILTDHGWVTRADPMARYTEVPPATASKVGTSRFAWSDDDWMRSRAARDPHNSPMSVYELHFGSWRPGLGYREMADALIEHLEETGFTHVEFMPLAEHPFGGSWGYQVTGYYAPTSRFGHPDDLRYLIDRLHRAGYGVLMDWVPGHFPKDEWALARFDGRALYEHPDPRRGDQPDWGTHVFDFGRPEVKNFLVANAVYWLEEFHIDGLRVDAVASMLYLDYSRKDGEWLPNVHGGREHLEAIALLQEVNATVYRRVPGIVMIAEESTSWPGVTKPTDASGLGFGLKWNMGWMHDTLQYMAVDPMYRSHHHHDITFSFLYAFSEQFMLPISHDEVVHGKGSLLGKMPGDQWQKLASVRAYLTFMWGHPGKQLLFMGQEFGQPSEWSEARGLDWWILDQPVHRGLMGLVSQLNRIYRETPALWLRDNEPGGFEWIDGGNSADNLLAFLRWGADGDPVAVVVNFSGRPVEGYRLGLPSAGAWQEVLNSDAVEFGGSGVGNLGTVHAVDEPWGGRPASATITVPPLAGLLLRPASP
- a CDS encoding tetratricopeptide repeat protein, with translation MPASIAGAVDLSALAARHQQAQAPQQAAGGSATGGAAPGVVIDITDADMASLVELSDRVPVILAIVASWSEPSAQLAPVLERLVTAQRGRLVLAKADADRSPQIVQAFQAQSVPTVAAVIGGRPAPLFSGALPEDQLQDVLAQVLEFAAQQGITGTVPVGDGEQPAEPAPEPVPPLHQEAYDAIDAGDLDAAIAAFEKSIAQNPRDADAIAGLAQVRLLSRLQGKAAEEIRSAAASSPSDVEAQMLVADLDLSGGHVEDAFGRMLELLGTLSGDEKQDVRLRLLDLFEIVGLDDPRVNAARKRLTTLLY
- a CDS encoding AI-2E family transporter; the protein is MTIRNGFLLGLLGGLGVLLAIAIGTAVQQISTVLVWAFAGIFLALGVEPVIQFLIRRRVPRWGAVLIVFAVILAVLVGAAWLIVPTIAAQFGLLVQSIVEEIEGGAFEGFLAWVRSTFPGFDIDLALTQLEDALTDFNTWSTVPPFVADLAAAVVAAVGQVAFTIGGLLIVVVLMLYFTGSLPALKSGMYRLVPASSRPKFIEIAEQIMRSVGRFVLGQGALGLLNGVLSFIMLSVVGSELAVVYAFIALIASTIPLIGTISASVLISLLVLLLDGPQTALPVAIYYLVYMQLEAYVISPQIMNRAVKVPGVVVVLSALIGGTLLGILGALVAIPVAAAIQLILKEVIIPRQDAK
- a CDS encoding aggregation-promoting factor C-terminal-like domain-containing protein, with translation MILSILVFTRSATASARSTRTRGVLSGLSLLAAAGFVMVSLAASPGSQVMAEPASLPSEQRPGQALDAVTGEQAALVRDQIIVHTPTPTPTPTPEPVAAPAAAGGQAAASIAIPTVAAPNPGSAQAIAREMVHARGWGDDQYSCLYNLWQKESNWNVYAQNRSSGAYGIPQALPGSKMATAGADWQTNPRTQISWGLGYIAGRYGTPCGAWGHSQQVGWY
- a CDS encoding DivIVA domain-containing protein — encoded protein: MSTFPRARRSQLGYDIEQVEDFLEDARRAYATDARAATAIDSSAIRRTSFGMQKGGYSPAHVDAALERLEEAFARREHERGILEHGEQQWYAKVRERAQATLEQLRRPDGERFRRVSRISRGYRVPEVDRFAARVAAYLEDGPDMTAREVRTVQFDAQFGGYDEDEVDALLDTVVSLMLAVR
- a CDS encoding phosphatidate cytidylyltransferase, producing MRREHRSAAEIEAQIQAQIHAARDQIEATRERVNKRTGRDLAAAIGIALVLGGALLASLLWVKTLFMAFATVLIGFALYELASALRFAGRDVPRVPLVLLGCAIVPITWYFGAAGMWWSTLGAIGIVAIVRLVELVDPSTRSGAGAVFADVTAGALCIAYVAVLGAFTVLLTSQDGGQWWTLAMIIMTTVIDTGALAAGVWLGKHKLAPRISPGKTWEGLLGGAVLATGAGIALSVWMLGQEWWFGFILAALLVASATVGDLAESIIKRDLGIKDIGSFLPGHGGFLDRLDSILPSAVVMMALFQVTHS
- the frr gene encoding ribosome recycling factor, which translates into the protein MISDVLASAKEKMTQSIEVAKDDFQTVSAGRANPALFQRLQVDYYGSPTPLVQLASFQQPDARTLVITPFDKSALKEIERAIVAAPHLGVTPSNDGSIVRIVMPELTEERRRDYVKIVKDKAEQARVAVRNVRRQAMTDLDKLKGEVGDDEIARAEKELEAATKQAVEGIDEALKKKESELLEV
- the pyrH gene encoding UMP kinase — its product is MPAQPRRRVLLKLSGEAFGAGSLGVDPDVVQAIAKQIAEAAATVEIAVVVGGGNFFRGAELSQRGMERGRADYMGMLGTVMNALALQDFLEQAGAETRVQSAIQMTQVAEPYIPRKAERHLEKGRVVIFGAGAGLPYFSTDTVSAQRALEIGADQVLVAKNGVDGVYSADPKRDPAATRYDEITYQDALVQGLKVVDSTAFSLCMDNRMPMRVFGMEGDGQLRRAILGEPVGTLVRA
- the tsf gene encoding translation elongation factor Ts, encoding MATISIADLKMLREQLGTGMSDTKAALEEAGGDVEKATEILRLKGAKGNAKRADRSTSEGLVAVAEGDGAVTMIALGCETDFVAKNEKFIALADRVVEAVAAAGAADLQAALAAPAESGTVQSIIEEQAATIGEKIELTKVARIEAPAQAVYLHRTSKDLPPQVGVVVGYTGDDSETARAVAQHIAMFDPAYVTRDEVPADQVEKERELVTEIARGEGKPEAALPKIIEGRLNGFFKQMVLVDQDYARDNKQSVAKVLEAAGLTVTSFARFKVGA